Proteins found in one Terriglobia bacterium genomic segment:
- the grpE gene encoding nucleotide exchange factor GrpE, whose product MVKNNKGNGDASRLDLEHELPQAEEEQAEGTTQNAQASSAVAEIEHLKTEKASYLDRLARLQAEFDNYRKRSTREQQEFRDYALADALKQVLPILDSLDRALKTENASAEDFRSGIELIDRQFHDVLSRLGVEPIAAAGQPFDPNLHQAIQMVETHEVEDNHVIDELQRGYKIKDRLLRPAMVRVAQNK is encoded by the coding sequence ATGGTGAAAAACAACAAAGGAAATGGCGACGCCAGCCGCCTCGACCTCGAACACGAGTTGCCACAGGCAGAGGAAGAGCAAGCGGAAGGCACGACACAGAACGCTCAGGCTTCTTCCGCGGTAGCGGAGATTGAGCACCTGAAAACAGAAAAGGCATCGTATCTGGACCGTCTGGCGCGTCTGCAGGCTGAGTTCGACAACTACCGCAAGCGGAGCACGCGTGAACAGCAGGAATTTCGCGATTACGCGCTCGCTGACGCGCTGAAACAGGTCCTGCCTATTCTCGATAGCCTCGATCGCGCCCTGAAGACGGAGAACGCGTCTGCAGAAGACTTCCGGTCAGGCATAGAACTGATCGACCGTCAGTTCCACGACGTGCTGTCGCGCCTGGGCGTCGAGCCGATCGCGGCTGCGGGCCAGCCATTCGATCCCAATCTCCACCAGGCCATCCAGATGGTCGAGACGCATGAGGTTGAGGACAACCACGTGATCGACGAATTGCAGCGTGGCTACAAGATTAAAGATCGGCTGCTGCGGCCCGCAATGGTGCGAGTGGCGCAGAACAAATAG
- the hrcA gene encoding heat-inducible transcriptional repressor HrcA gives MANRSLIGRREQEILTAIVETYISTGEPVGSRTLSRANREGLSAATIRNVMADLAEAGLLEQPHTSAGRIPSIEGYRYYVEKMTGETKLSPEQEQSIQQVFHGTADVQDFLERTSHVLSLVSHGVGVAVAANGPRNALEHVHFQRLGDYKILAVVVTRSGLVRDRVVRVVRDISQPELDLAARYLNDNFRGWTMESIQRELARRIEQERSEYDKLMASLEHLYKQGALEDAAAPDVFVEGTANLVIDDQDSERLRQLLKTLEEKQRIIELLSAYLDTRQEAVRVVIGLEEAMPDLSNFVLIGAPARSGDEVLGRLAVIGPTRMDYQHTITAVSYIARLFDRLLNDSE, from the coding sequence ATGGCCAATCGCTCCCTCATTGGACGTCGCGAACAGGAGATTTTGACCGCCATTGTCGAGACCTATATTTCGACAGGCGAGCCGGTGGGGTCTCGTACGCTTTCGCGCGCGAACCGTGAAGGTTTGAGCGCAGCCACCATCCGCAACGTGATGGCCGATCTGGCCGAGGCCGGGTTGTTGGAGCAGCCGCATACTTCTGCGGGACGGATCCCCAGTATTGAGGGTTACCGCTACTACGTTGAGAAGATGACAGGCGAGACCAAGCTCAGTCCCGAGCAGGAACAGAGCATTCAACAGGTGTTCCATGGAACTGCCGACGTGCAGGACTTTCTCGAGCGCACTTCGCATGTTCTCTCGCTGGTGTCGCACGGCGTGGGAGTAGCGGTAGCTGCGAATGGGCCTAGGAACGCGCTGGAACATGTGCATTTCCAGCGACTGGGCGATTACAAGATTCTCGCGGTGGTCGTCACGCGCAGCGGCTTGGTACGTGATCGCGTGGTGCGAGTGGTGCGAGATATTTCTCAACCCGAACTCGACTTGGCCGCACGATACCTGAACGACAATTTCCGCGGCTGGACGATGGAGTCGATCCAGCGCGAACTGGCCCGGCGTATCGAGCAGGAACGCAGCGAATATGACAAGCTGATGGCTTCGCTCGAGCATCTGTATAAGCAGGGCGCGCTTGAGGACGCCGCGGCGCCGGACGTCTTTGTGGAAGGCACTGCGAACCTGGTCATCGATGACCAGGATTCGGAGCGCCTGCGGCAGCTTTTGAAGACCCTTGAAGAGAAGCAGCGGATTATTGAACTGCTTTCCGCTTATCTCGATACCCGCCAGGAAGCGGTACGCGTGGTCATCGGTCTCGAGGAGGCCATGCCGGACCTGAGCAACTTCGTTCTGATTGGCGCTCCGGCGCGCTCCGGGGACGAAGTTCTGGGCCGGCTTGCTGTGATTGGGCCAACCCGCATGGACTATCAGCACACTATCACCGCTGTGTCCTACATCGCCCGGCTGTTCGACCGCCTTTTGAATGATTCGGAGTAG
- a CDS encoding Mrp/NBP35 family ATP-binding protein translates to MAHHQHPHPGQQQGPQPIPGVKAIVAVGSGKGGVGKTTIAVNLALSLARLGHKVGLLDADVYGPNVPLMLGTNEAPHVVGENRILPVERFGLRVLSVGFLNPGDKPLIWRGPMLHSIMGQFLGQVEWGELDYLVIDLPPGTGDVAISLTQTVPLTGAVVVTTPSDVALQDARKAIEMFRQVKVELVGIVENMSHFVCPHCHQEIDIFSKGGGEKMASQFGVPFLGRIELDPRIREGGDSGHPVTLEGESSEHAKSMFAFAHKVEERVKELTASEGESVITID, encoded by the coding sequence GTGGCTCATCATCAGCATCCGCATCCAGGGCAGCAGCAGGGACCTCAGCCTATTCCGGGCGTAAAAGCCATTGTCGCCGTCGGTTCCGGCAAAGGCGGTGTGGGAAAAACCACGATCGCCGTCAATCTTGCTCTTTCGCTCGCGCGATTGGGCCACAAGGTCGGACTCCTTGATGCCGATGTTTACGGACCTAACGTTCCGCTGATGCTCGGGACCAACGAAGCTCCGCACGTGGTCGGCGAAAATCGCATTCTCCCAGTGGAGCGTTTTGGACTGCGTGTATTGTCGGTCGGGTTCCTGAACCCCGGGGACAAGCCGCTGATCTGGCGCGGCCCGATGCTGCACTCGATCATGGGACAGTTCCTTGGACAGGTCGAATGGGGCGAACTCGACTACCTCGTTATCGATCTGCCGCCGGGTACCGGCGATGTCGCGATCTCGTTGACTCAGACGGTTCCCTTGACTGGCGCTGTTGTCGTCACCACGCCTTCCGATGTCGCGCTGCAGGATGCACGCAAGGCAATCGAGATGTTCCGGCAGGTGAAGGTCGAACTCGTTGGCATTGTCGAAAACATGAGCCATTTCGTCTGTCCACATTGCCACCAGGAGATCGATATTTTCAGCAAGGGCGGTGGGGAGAAGATGGCGAGCCAGTTCGGAGTGCCCTTCCTCGGCCGGATCGAACTCGACCCGCGCATTCGCGAGGGGGGCGACAGTGGTCATCCGGTCACACTGGAAGGTGAGAGTTCGGAACATGCGAAGTCGATGTTCGCGTTTGCGCACAAGGTTGAGGAGCGAGTGAAGGAACTGACCGCGAGCGAAGGCGAGAGCGTAATAACCATCGACTGA
- the cydB gene encoding cytochrome d ubiquinol oxidase subunit II — MATLWFCIVAVMLAAYVILDGFDIGAGALHLFVAKDDTERRKVIRSIGPVWDGNEVWLLAAGGALYFAFPQLYASSFSGFYLPLIMVLWMLMGRAIGLEFRSHIEGGVWKKLCDSVFAISSILLAIFYGAALGNVVRGVPLGADHYFFLPLWTNWRVGPHPGILDWYTVLSGVVALVALAVHGAHWVALKTDGPLQQRARNIGVTLSPALFVLTLVSLIATLSIRPEVLNNFNLAPVGYIIPLVVFGSIVLMFLFGRKGNEKAAFLASSAYLTMMLVGVAFALYPIILPASTGSEFNLTIANSVTSEYAMKVALVWWSFGIIIAIGYFVFLYRMFRGKVDLSGTGEHGY, encoded by the coding sequence ATGGCGACACTCTGGTTCTGTATTGTTGCCGTAATGCTGGCGGCGTATGTCATTCTCGACGGCTTTGATATTGGCGCAGGCGCCCTTCACCTCTTCGTAGCGAAAGATGATACGGAGCGGCGCAAGGTTATTCGCTCGATCGGTCCGGTCTGGGATGGAAACGAAGTCTGGCTCCTGGCAGCCGGCGGCGCGCTTTATTTTGCGTTTCCGCAACTCTACGCTTCAAGTTTCAGCGGATTTTACCTGCCGCTGATCATGGTGTTGTGGATGCTGATGGGACGCGCGATCGGACTGGAATTCCGATCACACATCGAAGGCGGCGTGTGGAAGAAGTTGTGCGACTCCGTCTTCGCGATCTCCAGCATTCTGCTGGCCATCTTCTACGGAGCGGCCTTGGGCAACGTGGTTCGTGGCGTGCCGCTCGGCGCCGATCACTACTTCTTCTTGCCGCTGTGGACAAACTGGCGCGTGGGTCCGCATCCCGGCATCCTCGACTGGTACACCGTGCTGAGCGGTGTAGTGGCGCTGGTGGCGCTTGCGGTTCACGGCGCGCACTGGGTCGCGCTGAAGACCGATGGACCTCTTCAGCAGCGGGCGCGCAATATCGGCGTGACGCTTTCGCCGGCGCTCTTCGTGCTCACCCTTGTCAGCCTCATCGCAACCCTCTCGATCCGTCCGGAGGTGCTGAACAACTTCAATCTGGCGCCGGTCGGTTACATCATTCCTCTGGTTGTCTTTGGCAGCATCGTCCTGATGTTCCTGTTCGGGCGCAAGGGAAACGAGAAAGCCGCGTTCCTGGCGTCCTCAGCGTACCTGACGATGATGCTGGTGGGTGTAGCGTTCGCGCTCTACCCGATTATTCTTCCGGCGAGCACCGGTTCAGAGTTCAACCTGACCATCGCGAATTCGGTGACGAGCGAGTACGCGATGAAGGTCGCGCTGGTGTGGTGGAGTTTCGGGATCATCATCGCCATCGGGTACTTCGTGTTTCTCTACCGGATGTTCCGGGGAAAAGTGGATCTGTCCGGGACGGGAGAGCACGGATACTAA
- a CDS encoding cytochrome ubiquinol oxidase subunit I → MDSALLVHRLQFAFTVTYHYLFPQLTMGLAPLIVALKTLALRTGNERYNESARFWAKIFGINFVIGVITGIPMEFQFGTNWSHFSRFAGGVIGQTLAMEGVFAFFLESAFLGLFLYGEKRLSPKAHWWSAFAVFAGAWISGYFIVATNAWMQHPQGYTKLADSSVALTSFWALVLNPWALWQYAHNMAGAVLTGAFVMAAVGAFYLLSHRHEEHGQIFVRTGIVAGLISAILLIGPTGDGQGRNLVKYQPATLAAMEALFQTQPGAPLVIIGQPDVDNAKIDNPIEVPKVLSLLSYRSWSAEVKGLDAFPKSEWPQNIPLLYYSYHIMVGLGTIFMAIMTVSALLLWRKKLWNARWMLWILMLSFPFPYIANTAGWMTAEIGRQPYLVYGLMRTVEGYSKTVSAGNGWFTLLGFFGMYTILSGLFFFLITREIAHGPEMVPAKVVAPEPKILVGEVK, encoded by the coding sequence ATGGACAGTGCACTTTTAGTTCACCGCCTGCAATTTGCGTTTACCGTCACCTATCACTACTTGTTTCCGCAGTTAACGATGGGGCTGGCGCCCCTGATCGTGGCTCTGAAGACTCTCGCTCTCCGCACCGGCAATGAGCGCTACAACGAATCGGCCCGTTTCTGGGCGAAAATTTTCGGGATCAACTTCGTCATCGGAGTAATTACCGGTATTCCGATGGAATTCCAGTTCGGAACCAACTGGTCACATTTTTCGCGCTTTGCCGGCGGAGTGATCGGCCAGACGCTGGCGATGGAAGGCGTGTTTGCCTTCTTCCTCGAATCCGCGTTTCTCGGGCTGTTTCTTTATGGAGAGAAGCGGCTGAGCCCGAAGGCGCACTGGTGGTCGGCTTTTGCGGTGTTCGCCGGCGCGTGGATTTCGGGGTATTTCATTGTCGCGACCAACGCCTGGATGCAGCACCCGCAGGGCTACACGAAACTGGCTGACAGTTCGGTTGCGCTGACGAGTTTCTGGGCGCTGGTCCTCAATCCCTGGGCCTTGTGGCAGTACGCGCACAACATGGCTGGCGCGGTACTGACGGGAGCGTTCGTGATGGCAGCGGTGGGAGCGTTCTACCTGCTCAGCCATCGTCATGAAGAGCACGGGCAGATCTTCGTGCGGACGGGAATCGTGGCCGGGTTGATTTCGGCGATCCTGCTGATCGGGCCAACCGGCGACGGGCAGGGACGCAACCTGGTGAAGTATCAACCGGCGACGCTGGCAGCAATGGAGGCACTCTTCCAGACGCAGCCCGGAGCACCGCTGGTGATCATCGGACAGCCGGATGTGGATAACGCGAAAATCGACAATCCGATCGAGGTGCCAAAAGTTCTCAGTCTGCTCAGCTATCGCTCATGGAGCGCAGAGGTGAAGGGCCTGGATGCCTTTCCTAAGTCGGAGTGGCCGCAGAACATTCCGCTGCTCTACTACAGCTACCACATCATGGTCGGCCTCGGGACTATTTTCATGGCGATCATGACTGTTTCGGCGCTGCTGCTGTGGCGCAAGAAGCTGTGGAACGCGCGATGGATGCTCTGGATTCTCATGCTGAGCTTCCCGTTCCCATACATTGCTAATACGGCGGGATGGATGACGGCGGAGATCGGGCGCCAGCCATATCTCGTGTACGGGCTGATGCGGACCGTGGAGGGCTATTCGAAGACGGTTTCGGCCGGCAATGGGTGGTTCACGCTGCTGGGTTTCTTTGGAATGTACACCATCCTTTCGGGGCTGTTCTTCTTCCTCATCACGCGCGAAATCGCGCATGGACCTGAAATGGTTCCGGCCAAGGTCGTTGCGCCCGAGCCGAAGATTCTCGTCGGGGAGGTGAAATAG
- a CDS encoding acyl-CoA thioesterase, with translation MIEIVLPNDANPLGALLGGRLMHWIDVAGALAAHRHSKSYVVTASIDHLDFLVPVHVGDFVILRSSVNRAFNTSMETGVKVWVESYITGERRHVSTAYLTFVAVDRHGRHRHVPPVIPETEDEKRRYEGALRRRENRRKEMALRKGRG, from the coding sequence ATGATCGAGATCGTTCTGCCGAACGACGCTAACCCCTTAGGCGCCCTCCTTGGCGGACGCTTGATGCACTGGATCGACGTAGCCGGCGCTCTTGCCGCTCATCGTCACTCGAAGAGCTACGTAGTGACAGCATCGATTGATCATCTCGATTTTCTTGTCCCGGTGCATGTGGGTGATTTCGTTATCCTGCGATCGTCGGTGAACCGCGCCTTCAATACCTCGATGGAGACAGGAGTGAAGGTCTGGGTGGAAAGCTACATTACGGGTGAGCGTCGGCACGTCAGTACGGCGTACCTCACATTTGTAGCCGTCGACCGGCACGGGCGTCATCGTCACGTACCCCCAGTAATCCCCGAGACCGAAGATGAGAAGCGACGCTACGAGGGCGCGCTGCGGAGAAGGGAGAACCGACGCAAGGAGATGGCGCTCCGGAAGGGTAGAGGCTGA
- a CDS encoding MFS transporter yields MTSESAANLQSSSGLTRRQAWHAMAASYLGWTMDAFDFFVIVFVVDRLAHDFQVAKSLIILTFTATLAMRPLGAFIFGILADRYGRRKPLMANVIFFSVIELLCGFAPNYTVFLILRTIYGIGMGGEWGVGASLAMESSPKRWRGILSGILQSGYSTGYLLAALAARFVLPAWGWRPMFWLGGVPALLAFYIRLHVVEPRAWKQNRLGSVRDILRTVGSHWKLFAYLTVLMTLFMFLSHGTQDLYPDFLKTEAGISAAHVSYLAILYNVGAIIGAVIFGLWSEKLGRRRAIVAAIFLSILVIPAWAFGNSLMTLAVGAFLMQTGVQGAWGIVPAHLNELSPNAVRGLVPGLSYQLGILFAAPTNSIEYALRNWLGYRWALASFEIATIVLLAIVIMLGQEHHGKDFAATAD; encoded by the coding sequence ATGACCTCTGAATCCGCCGCGAACCTGCAATCTTCCTCCGGCCTGACCCGGCGCCAGGCCTGGCACGCCATGGCTGCCAGCTATCTGGGCTGGACGATGGACGCCTTCGATTTCTTCGTCATCGTCTTCGTCGTCGACCGCCTCGCGCACGATTTCCAAGTCGCAAAATCGCTCATCATCCTGACCTTCACGGCGACGCTCGCCATGCGGCCTCTCGGTGCCTTTATCTTCGGCATACTCGCGGATCGTTATGGCCGCCGCAAGCCGCTGATGGCGAATGTCATCTTCTTCTCCGTAATCGAACTCCTGTGCGGCTTCGCTCCGAACTACACGGTATTCCTGATTCTGCGGACGATCTATGGCATCGGCATGGGAGGCGAATGGGGAGTGGGCGCATCGCTCGCCATGGAAAGCTCTCCGAAGCGCTGGCGCGGAATCCTCTCAGGCATCCTCCAGAGTGGATACTCCACCGGGTATCTGCTGGCTGCGCTGGCAGCACGCTTCGTGCTCCCCGCCTGGGGCTGGCGACCGATGTTCTGGCTCGGCGGCGTTCCCGCGCTGCTCGCTTTCTACATCCGACTGCATGTGGTCGAGCCTCGGGCATGGAAGCAAAATCGCCTTGGAAGCGTCCGTGACATCTTGCGAACGGTTGGCAGTCACTGGAAGTTGTTCGCCTATCTCACCGTTCTGATGACGCTGTTCATGTTTCTCTCTCATGGAACGCAAGATCTCTACCCTGATTTTCTGAAGACCGAGGCCGGCATTTCGGCGGCCCACGTTTCCTACCTCGCGATCCTCTACAACGTGGGCGCGATCATCGGAGCAGTGATCTTCGGATTGTGGTCGGAGAAGTTGGGTCGCCGCCGCGCGATCGTCGCCGCAATCTTTCTCTCTATTCTCGTCATTCCGGCCTGGGCGTTCGGAAATTCGCTGATGACCCTCGCGGTCGGTGCCTTCCTGATGCAAACCGGCGTGCAGGGGGCCTGGGGAATCGTTCCCGCCCACCTCAACGAACTCTCTCCCAATGCTGTCCGCGGACTGGTCCCCGGGCTCTCCTACCAGTTGGGAATTCTCTTTGCCGCCCCGACGAACTCGATCGAATACGCATTACGGAACTGGCTCGGCTATCGCTGGGCGCTGGCTTCGTTTGAAATTGCGACGATTGTGCTCCTGGCTATCGTCATCATGCTCGGGCAGGAGCATCACGGAAAGGATTTTGCCGCGACAGCCGACTAG
- a CDS encoding tetratricopeptide repeat protein, producing the protein MADDRMAMLQQILAQDPGNKLARYGLAMELSNAGQTDAAVAEFQTLITQDPTYANAYFMAAQALQKAERADEAKTMLAQGIAAAQKTGNRHAESEMQAMLDELEIGY; encoded by the coding sequence ATGGCCGATGACCGAATGGCGATGCTGCAGCAAATCCTCGCGCAGGATCCGGGCAACAAACTCGCAAGGTATGGCTTGGCAATGGAACTCTCGAACGCGGGCCAAACCGATGCAGCAGTCGCGGAATTCCAGACCCTGATCACGCAGGACCCGACTTACGCCAACGCGTACTTCATGGCCGCCCAGGCACTGCAGAAGGCCGAACGCGCCGACGAAGCCAAAACCATGCTGGCTCAGGGCATCGCGGCCGCCCAGAAGACCGGGAACCGTCACGCCGAGAGCGAAATGCAGGCAATGCTGGATGAACTGGAGATCGGCTACTAG
- a CDS encoding SDR family NAD(P)-dependent oxidoreductase: MRLNGQVVVVTGASMGIGEAIAKVFAEEGAQVVLSSRSLERVEAARSRIGNLAGTLAVECDVSDPAQSEGLLRATLDRFGRVDVWVNNAGFGLVDSIQRMDMSACRKMFDTNLFGTIQCIQHVIPVMRQQGSGCIINVSSVAGFIGVPYMAAYGATKHALNCVSRATRVELQGTGVRILNVCPGFVETQFSANAIRGTDRKKMRAANQRGISAEQVARATLYGYVGNKREIVVPWFYNLVILAYRMFPRVIENAMRAKMKDLS; this comes from the coding sequence ATGCGATTGAACGGGCAGGTTGTGGTGGTCACGGGCGCCTCCATGGGCATCGGCGAGGCGATCGCGAAGGTGTTTGCCGAAGAGGGCGCGCAGGTTGTCCTCTCCTCACGGAGTTTAGAGCGGGTCGAGGCTGCGCGTTCTCGCATCGGGAACTTGGCGGGCACACTGGCGGTCGAATGCGACGTTTCCGACCCGGCGCAGAGCGAGGGCTTGTTGCGTGCGACGCTCGATCGCTTCGGACGCGTTGATGTGTGGGTGAACAACGCCGGTTTCGGACTGGTGGACTCGATCCAGCGAATGGATATGAGTGCGTGTCGCAAGATGTTCGATACAAACCTCTTCGGCACCATCCAGTGCATTCAGCATGTCATCCCGGTCATGCGGCAGCAGGGAAGCGGTTGCATCATCAACGTTTCCAGTGTCGCGGGGTTCATCGGCGTTCCCTACATGGCAGCTTATGGCGCGACCAAGCACGCACTAAACTGTGTCTCGCGAGCGACGCGGGTCGAACTCCAGGGAACAGGCGTCCGCATCCTCAACGTTTGCCCCGGATTCGTAGAGACGCAGTTCTCGGCGAACGCCATCCGCGGAACGGACCGCAAGAAGATGCGTGCAGCGAACCAGCGGGGAATTTCGGCGGAACAGGTGGCTCGTGCGACACTTTATGGCTATGTCGGCAATAAAAGAGAAATCGTCGTTCCGTGGTTCTACAACCTGGTGATCCTCGCCTATCGCATGTTTCCCAGGGTGATTGAGAACGCGATGCGAGCAAAGATGAAGGACTTGTCCTGA
- a CDS encoding magnesium chelatase: MPAARRFPVSNVPRTLGELRKSPFSEQRLRSRRVKDEMRQNLVARLRQGSPIFPGIIGYEDTVTPQIVNAILSRHNFILLGLRGQAKSRILRALTTLLDEQMPYVAGCEIRDNPYDPLCRRCKELVAREGDATPIAYIAADDRYVEKLATPDVTIADLIGDIDPIKAAKGGHELGSEYTVHYGLLPRANRGIFAINELPDLAGKIQVGLFNIMQEGDVQIKGYPVRLPLDVALVFSANPEDYTARGKIITPLKDRIGSEIRTHYPATVEEGISITSQEAWTRRDGDRLQVPGFMNELIEQIAFVAREDKRIDKRSGVSQRLPISVMENVVSNAERRSIREGSNFVVPRVADVYAAMPSITGKLELEYEGEIKGADTVAREIIRTAIAQAFDKHFGNGDLKQVVQWFELGGEIQLAETAADAEVLKGLKNIQGLMEKTSVLKLENANAPEVQISAAEFILEGLHAHKRIGRTEERVFTAGEKTPKRPTERDFRRDDLDEEMEFRKKNRRPFN, translated from the coding sequence ATGCCTGCGGCGCGGAGGTTCCCCGTGAGCAATGTTCCCCGAACACTTGGCGAGTTGAGAAAAAGCCCGTTTTCCGAGCAGCGACTGCGGAGCCGTCGCGTGAAGGACGAGATGCGCCAGAACCTTGTGGCGCGCTTGCGCCAGGGCAGCCCCATCTTCCCCGGCATCATTGGCTACGAAGACACCGTGACGCCGCAGATCGTGAACGCGATTCTCTCCCGCCACAATTTTATCCTGCTCGGCCTGCGCGGACAGGCCAAGAGCCGCATCCTGCGCGCTCTGACGACGCTTCTCGATGAGCAGATGCCCTATGTAGCCGGCTGCGAAATTCGCGACAATCCCTACGATCCTTTGTGCCGGCGGTGCAAGGAACTCGTCGCACGCGAAGGCGACGCGACTCCGATCGCTTACATTGCAGCCGACGATCGTTACGTCGAAAAGCTCGCGACCCCCGACGTCACCATCGCCGACCTGATCGGCGATATCGATCCCATCAAGGCAGCGAAAGGCGGGCACGAACTCGGGAGCGAATACACCGTCCACTACGGGCTGCTTCCGCGCGCCAACCGAGGAATCTTCGCCATCAACGAACTGCCCGACCTCGCCGGGAAAATCCAGGTTGGCCTGTTCAACATCATGCAGGAAGGCGACGTCCAGATTAAGGGATACCCGGTCCGGCTGCCGCTCGATGTTGCACTCGTCTTCAGCGCGAATCCTGAAGACTACACCGCCCGCGGGAAGATCATCACGCCGTTGAAGGATCGTATCGGCTCGGAAATACGCACGCATTATCCGGCCACAGTGGAAGAGGGTATCTCGATTACCTCGCAGGAAGCCTGGACGCGCCGCGATGGCGACCGATTGCAGGTACCCGGATTCATGAACGAACTGATCGAGCAGATCGCCTTCGTGGCGCGCGAGGACAAGCGCATCGACAAACGCTCCGGAGTTTCGCAGCGGCTGCCGATCAGCGTCATGGAGAACGTCGTGTCCAACGCGGAGCGTCGCAGTATCAGGGAAGGGTCGAATTTCGTCGTCCCCCGCGTGGCGGACGTTTACGCGGCAATGCCGTCGATCACCGGCAAACTCGAACTCGAATACGAAGGCGAGATCAAGGGTGCCGACACCGTCGCGCGAGAAATCATCCGTACGGCCATAGCCCAGGCCTTCGACAAGCATTTCGGAAACGGCGACCTGAAGCAGGTCGTGCAGTGGTTCGAACTTGGCGGCGAAATCCAACTCGCCGAAACCGCTGCCGATGCGGAGGTCCTGAAAGGGCTAAAGAATATTCAGGGCCTGATGGAGAAAACGTCGGTGCTGAAGTTGGAGAACGCCAATGCACCCGAAGTGCAGATCTCGGCCGCGGAGTTCATCCTCGAAGGCCTGCACGCACACAAGCGCATAGGTCGCACCGAAGAGCGCGTCTTCACCGCAGGTGAGAAGACGCCCAAGCGCCCGACCGAGCGCGATTTCCGCCGCGATGACCTCGATGAGGAGATGGAGTTCCGGAAAAAGAACCGACGACCGTTTAACTAG
- a CDS encoding VWA domain-containing protein: protein MKRVRYSKYVPSLADELSMEDLMGALSDFLLESGFQDMYSRFYQMGDEDRSMEALKEAIRNALLNGDLFDEEMREQLEQMQTEGRMEELIEQIIERMQQEDYVSITEPPDPSKPSTTPGQVGQQQGEVKFEVTDKGLDFLGYRTLRDLLGSLGKSNFGRHDTRDLATGIEASGASKQYEFGDTLNLDITATLSNAIQREGLGLPLNIEYSDLQVHQCEYQSSCATVLMLDCSHSMILYGEDRFTPAKKVAMALSQLIRTQYPGDSLSLVLFHDSAEELPLSQLARVKVGPYYTNTREGLRLAQRILQRQRKDMKQIVMITDGKPSALTLEDGRIYKNAFGLDPLVVSKTLEEVSKCKRAGVMINTFMLASDYGLVQFVQKVTEMCRGKAYFTTPYTLGEYLLMDYMSRKMKTIH, encoded by the coding sequence ATGAAACGTGTTCGCTATTCCAAATACGTCCCTTCTCTCGCTGATGAACTCAGCATGGAAGACCTGATGGGGGCCCTCTCCGATTTCCTGCTGGAAAGCGGATTCCAGGACATGTATTCGCGCTTCTACCAGATGGGCGACGAAGATCGCTCAATGGAGGCGCTGAAGGAAGCCATCCGGAACGCGCTGCTCAATGGCGACCTGTTCGACGAGGAAATGCGCGAGCAACTCGAGCAAATGCAGACCGAGGGCCGCATGGAGGAGTTGATCGAGCAGATCATCGAGCGCATGCAGCAGGAAGACTACGTCTCGATCACCGAGCCTCCCGATCCCTCGAAGCCGTCAACAACTCCCGGCCAGGTCGGGCAGCAGCAGGGGGAAGTTAAATTCGAGGTCACCGACAAGGGGCTGGATTTCCTGGGCTACCGCACGTTGCGCGACCTGCTGGGATCACTCGGCAAGTCAAACTTCGGTCGTCATGATACGCGCGATCTCGCCACCGGCATCGAAGCGTCGGGTGCGAGTAAACAATACGAATTCGGCGACACGCTAAACCTGGACATTACGGCAACACTTTCGAACGCCATTCAGCGCGAGGGGCTCGGCCTACCTCTGAACATCGAGTACAGCGACCTGCAGGTACACCAGTGCGAGTACCAATCCTCATGCGCGACCGTCCTGATGCTCGACTGCTCGCACTCGATGATTCTTTATGGCGAGGACCGTTTCACGCCCGCGAAGAAAGTCGCAATGGCTCTCTCGCAACTCATCCGCACGCAATATCCGGGTGATTCGCTCTCGTTGGTACTGTTTCATGATTCCGCGGAGGAGTTGCCACTGTCGCAACTTGCGCGGGTTAAGGTCGGGCCCTATTACACGAATACGCGTGAGGGTCTTCGTCTGGCACAGCGAATCCTGCAGCGCCAGCGCAAGGACATGAAGCAGATCGTCATGATCACGGACGGCAAGCCTTCGGCCCTGACACTCGAAGACGGCCGTATCTACAAGAACGCCTTCGGGCTGGATCCGCTGGTCGTCAGCAAAACGCTCGAAGAAGTTTCAAAGTGCAAGCGCGCTGGCGTCATGATCAACACGTTCATGCTCGCCAGCGATTACGGCCTTGTTCAGTTCGTCCAGAAGGTGACCGAGATGTGCCGCGGCAAAGCCTACTTCACGACACCCTACACCCTCGGCGAATACCTGCTGATGGACTACATGAGCCGAAAGATGAAGACCATCCACTAG